Proteins encoded together in one Campylobacter peloridis LMG 23910 window:
- the rpmG gene encoding 50S ribosomal protein L33, with protein MRIKIGLKCEECGDINYSTFKNSKNTTEKLELKKYCPRLKKHTLHKEVKLKS; from the coding sequence ATGAGAATTAAAATTGGTTTAAAATGTGAAGAGTGCGGTGATATTAATTATAGTACTTTTAAAAATAGTAAAAATACAACTGAAAAATTAGAATTAAAGAAATATTGCCCAAGATTAAAAAAACATACTCTTCATAAAGAAGTAAAATTAAAAAGTTAA